Below is a window of Enterobacter kobei DNA.
TATGTGTTGCTGGAAGGCCGGGCGAAAAAGTTACGGGCGAAGAACGAGAAGGCAATGGCGAAGTAAGCGGGTTTTTGCCCGGTGGCGCTGCGCTTACCGGGCCTACGCGCTCTGTAGGCCGGGCAAACAACGTGCCGCCCGGCACTGTTATTGTCAGCGGCGGTTACCCAAAATCCGCAGCAGCATCAGGAACAGGTTAATAAAGTCCAGATACAGCGTCAGCGCGCCGAGGATCGAATAACGGCGCAGGTTAGTGCTGTCACGGGTATCGATATTTTCCCCGATGTTTTTCAGCTTCTGCGTGTCATAGGCCGTCAGCCCTACAAACACAATCACCCCGATATAGGTCACTGCCCACATCAGCGCTTCGCTTTTCAGCCAGAAGTTAACCAGCGAGGCCAGCACGATCCCAATCAGCGCCATAAACAGCATATTACCGAAGCCGCTCAAATCCCGCTTGGTGGTGTAGCCGTAGAGGCTCATCGCGCCAAACATCCCGCCTGCCACCACAAAGGTACTGGCAATTGAGGAGTAGGTGTAGACGAGGAAAATACTGGAAATGGTCAGCCCGGTTAGCGCCGAATAGAGCATAAACAGCGTAGTGGCCATCCCGGCGCTCAGACGATGCACCATCCCGGAAAGCACAAACACCAGCGCCAGTTGCGCGATCACCAGCCCGAAGAAGGTGATTTTGCTGGAGAAGACAAACATCATTACCGCCGGGGTATTCGCGGAATACCAGGCGATAAAGGCGGTTAACAACAGACCGCAGGTCATCCAGCCATACACCTGCGCCATATAGGTTTGCAGACCGCCGCGCGCCTCGACAATCGAGCCGCTTCGTGGGTATCTGTCCATGATTAACTCCTGATTAAGTGAAGAGAATATAAGGGTAACACATCCCTGCGAAAGCGGGTCACCAGCGTTCTGCGGCCTGCTTATCGCTGTCTCTTGCATCCACCCAGCGGCTGCCTTCCGGCGTTGCTTCTCGCTTCCAGAACGGCGCGCGGGTTTTCAGATAATCCATAATAAACTGCGCCGCTTCAAAGGCAGAGCTGCGGTGCGCGCCGGTGACGCCGACAAAAACGATTTCGTCGCCGGGCCATAATTCCCCGATGCGATGAATGACCGATACGCGTTGCAGCGGCCAGCGCGCCCGGGCGTCGCTGACGATCTCGGCGAGCGCTTTCTCGGTCATGCCGGGATAGTGTTCAAGGGTCAGCGCACTGACGCTGTCGCCCAGATTGTGATTGCGTACTTTGCCGGTGAAAGTGACCACCGCGCCGTCTTCATCACAGGCCGCCAGCCACTGGTATTCGTCGCCGACGCTGAAATTGTCGTGACCGACACGGATACGGGTATTTTCCATCAACTTATCCTCCGGTTACCGGCGGGAAGAATGCCACTTCATCGCCGTCGCGCAGCGGGTGATCAAAGGCCACCAGCGTCTGATTGACCGCCGCCAGCAGCTTGCCGGATTCCAGCGCCAGCGCCCAGCGGTCGCTTTTCGCTGCCAGCGCCGCACGCAGTTGTTCCACGTTCTGAAAACCGGCGTCAACCTCCAGCGCATCGCAGGCGACCAGTTCACGCACCTGCGCAAAAAACAGCACCTTAATCAT
It encodes the following:
- a CDS encoding Bax inhibitor-1/YccA family protein, whose amino-acid sequence is MDRYPRSGSIVEARGGLQTYMAQVYGWMTCGLLLTAFIAWYSANTPAVMMFVFSSKITFFGLVIAQLALVFVLSGMVHRLSAGMATTLFMLYSALTGLTISSIFLVYTYSSIASTFVVAGGMFGAMSLYGYTTKRDLSGFGNMLFMALIGIVLASLVNFWLKSEALMWAVTYIGVIVFVGLTAYDTQKLKNIGENIDTRDSTNLRRYSILGALTLYLDFINLFLMLLRILGNRR
- the moaD gene encoding molybdopterin synthase sulfur carrier subunit, translated to MIKVLFFAQVRELVACDALEVDAGFQNVEQLRAALAAKSDRWALALESGKLLAAVNQTLVAFDHPLRDGDEVAFFPPVTGG
- the moaE gene encoding molybdopterin synthase catalytic subunit MoaE → MENTRIRVGHDNFSVGDEYQWLAACDEDGAVVTFTGKVRNHNLGDSVSALTLEHYPGMTEKALAEIVSDARARWPLQRVSVIHRIGELWPGDEIVFVGVTGAHRSSAFEAAQFIMDYLKTRAPFWKREATPEGSRWVDARDSDKQAAERW